The following coding sequences are from one Thermostichus vulcanus str. 'Rupite' window:
- a CDS encoding PAS domain S-box protein produces the protein MASLPFEQFFEYCPSLLWAVDGDGRILHMNKAWERYLGHPAQVLRGQSLLQHLHPEDRPQIQSAWEKLWQGSPPFQRMGSTITFVGRIRAQDGIYRRLSWTAAPLPLPGSLRHGLCGTAFGRVDPVLSPSDAPELSSLQSLYDNYHHLQALIEQTSVGIGLTDLSGRLFSINPAAQRMYGYSQEELLQMHFADYTHPEDLQKDQDLFQQLVTGEIPSYSLEKRYLRKDGSQFWGRLTISLVRDPEGQPQFTVSVLEDISEAKQVEAALRQSEAEKQAIIQAIPDLMLWIDAEGRYLSMVRQPVGFPVLANMDEIQGQAIPDIMPPDLAERELFYLREALRTGQQQIYTYPLILGGEERHFEVRMVPSGTEKVLAVVREFTDQKRAETALRASEERLRAILENAPNAINILSLDGRVLECNPAALNLLGYTLEELQALSFADYTYPEDQGLSEGILDELLAGQRENYRYEKRFVHKQGHVVWTRVAVSLLRDSANTPTHIISIIEDITQAKHLEQERLVVLESLKESEARYRLLAENATDMISRHGPLGQFLDASPACFAILGYRPEDLTGKMLFDLVHPEDLTHVQAAFRPNLGSGVDSEPRVIYRVRHQQGHFVWLETSSRLLIGPEGSLERVAVSRDITERKQAARELERSLALLQATLEATTNSILVTDLQGHLLVYNRLLVQMWGLKSAHLKPEAEVERTQHMAEQVQDPQAFLSLIEELLACPEVSQSLVLELLDQRILHLVTKPLWIGGTITGRVWSFQDITSSKKIERMKNEFVSMVSHELRTPLTSIRGSLGLILGGVGGPLNKQHQNLLEIAQKNSERLLVLINDILDIEKIEAGRISFEIRPLPLIPLLEQILQVNQSYADNYGVRMRLSVDPGCADCQIRADSQRLTQVVTNLLSNAIKFSPPRESVDLRVSQIPGWLRLTVQDRGPGIPRAFHSQMFQRFAQADASDTRLRGGTGLGLSISKAIVDKLGGRIDFITCSAEEGEGETGTCFYLDFPLLLGGDLLAQTASEQDFPDKGS, from the coding sequence ATGGCTTCCCTCCCATTTGAGCAATTTTTTGAATATTGCCCCAGCCTACTTTGGGCGGTTGATGGCGATGGGCGAATTTTGCACATGAACAAGGCGTGGGAACGGTATCTTGGACACCCCGCCCAGGTCTTACGAGGGCAATCCCTCCTGCAGCACTTGCATCCTGAAGATCGTCCCCAAATCCAGTCAGCCTGGGAAAAACTCTGGCAGGGATCCCCTCCCTTCCAGCGGATGGGCAGCACCATCACCTTTGTTGGGCGAATACGTGCTCAAGATGGTATTTATCGTCGCCTCAGCTGGACAGCTGCCCCCTTGCCGCTACCGGGTAGCCTACGTCACGGGCTGTGTGGCACGGCTTTTGGGCGTGTGGATCCCGTTCTCTCGCCATCCGATGCTCCTGAATTGTCATCCTTGCAATCTCTGTACGACAACTACCACCATCTCCAAGCCCTAATTGAGCAAACCAGCGTCGGTATTGGCCTCACAGACTTGAGTGGACGCCTGTTCAGCATCAACCCTGCTGCCCAGCGTATGTATGGCTACAGCCAGGAGGAGCTGCTGCAGATGCACTTCGCGGACTACACCCATCCCGAGGATTTGCAAAAAGACCAGGATCTGTTCCAACAGTTGGTGACTGGAGAAATCCCCTCCTACAGCCTGGAGAAACGCTACTTGCGCAAAGATGGCAGCCAATTTTGGGGACGCCTCACCATCAGCTTGGTTCGGGATCCTGAAGGTCAGCCTCAGTTTACCGTTTCGGTCTTGGAGGATATCTCGGAGGCTAAGCAGGTGGAAGCTGCCCTGCGCCAGAGCGAGGCAGAAAAGCAGGCGATCATCCAAGCCATTCCAGATCTCATGTTGTGGATCGATGCGGAGGGTCGTTACCTGAGCATGGTACGGCAGCCAGTTGGCTTCCCGGTGTTGGCCAATATGGATGAGATTCAGGGACAAGCTATCCCCGATATCATGCCCCCGGATCTGGCGGAACGGGAGCTGTTTTATCTGCGGGAGGCGCTGCGCACCGGGCAACAACAGATCTACACTTACCCACTCATTTTGGGCGGGGAAGAGCGACACTTTGAAGTGCGCATGGTTCCCAGTGGCACCGAGAAAGTTTTGGCTGTGGTGCGGGAATTCACCGATCAAAAACGCGCGGAAACCGCCCTCCGGGCCAGCGAAGAACGCCTGCGAGCGATTCTGGAAAACGCCCCCAATGCCATCAATATCCTCAGCCTGGATGGGCGCGTTTTGGAATGTAATCCTGCTGCTCTCAACTTGCTGGGCTATACGCTAGAGGAGCTGCAAGCTCTTAGTTTTGCCGACTATACCTACCCAGAAGATCAGGGGCTTTCGGAAGGGATCCTCGACGAATTGTTGGCCGGACAACGGGAGAACTACCGCTACGAAAAACGCTTTGTGCACAAACAGGGGCATGTGGTGTGGACGCGGGTAGCCGTTTCGTTGCTGCGGGATAGCGCCAATACCCCCACCCACATCATCAGCATCATCGAAGACATCACCCAAGCGAAGCACCTGGAACAGGAACGACTGGTGGTGCTGGAATCCTTGAAAGAAAGTGAGGCCCGTTACCGCCTGCTGGCAGAAAATGCCACCGATATGATCTCCCGTCACGGCCCCTTGGGACAGTTTTTGGATGCTTCCCCCGCCTGTTTCGCCATCCTCGGCTACCGACCGGAAGACCTGACGGGGAAAATGCTTTTCGATTTGGTCCACCCCGAAGATTTGACCCATGTCCAGGCTGCCTTTCGTCCCAACCTGGGATCAGGGGTAGACAGTGAGCCGCGGGTGATCTACCGGGTGCGTCATCAGCAGGGCCATTTCGTCTGGCTAGAAACCAGCAGTCGGCTGTTGATCGGCCCAGAGGGATCCCTGGAACGGGTAGCGGTATCGCGGGATATCACCGAGCGCAAACAGGCGGCCCGTGAGTTAGAACGCTCTTTGGCGCTGCTGCAAGCCACGCTAGAAGCCACCACCAACAGCATTTTGGTGACAGACCTGCAGGGCCATCTACTGGTGTACAACCGCCTACTGGTACAAATGTGGGGGTTGAAGTCAGCCCACCTGAAGCCGGAGGCAGAGGTAGAACGCACCCAGCACATGGCTGAACAGGTGCAAGATCCACAAGCCTTCCTCAGCCTGATTGAAGAGTTGCTCGCTTGTCCGGAAGTCAGCCAGAGCCTGGTTTTGGAATTACTGGATCAACGCATTTTGCACCTTGTCACCAAACCTCTTTGGATTGGCGGTACCATCACTGGTCGGGTCTGGAGCTTCCAAGACATCACCAGCAGCAAAAAAATCGAACGGATGAAAAACGAGTTCGTCTCCATGGTCAGCCATGAACTGCGCACACCCCTCACCTCCATTCGTGGTTCCCTGGGGTTGATCTTGGGTGGAGTGGGTGGCCCCCTGAACAAACAACACCAAAATCTTCTGGAGATTGCCCAAAAAAACAGCGAGCGACTCCTGGTGTTGATCAACGACATCCTGGATATCGAGAAGATCGAAGCGGGGCGCATTAGCTTTGAGATCCGACCGCTGCCCTTAATACCGCTGCTGGAGCAAATTTTGCAGGTGAACCAATCCTATGCCGATAATTATGGGGTTCGGATGCGTCTATCGGTGGATCCCGGCTGTGCAGATTGCCAGATCCGCGCCGATAGCCAACGCCTCACCCAGGTGGTGACCAATTTGCTCTCCAATGCCATCAAGTTTTCTCCCCCCAGAGAATCGGTGGATCTGCGGGTGAGCCAGATCCCAGGCTGGCTGCGGCTCACGGTTCAGGATCGCGGACCTGGGATCCCAAGAGCCTTTCATTCACAAATGTTTCAGCGGTTCGCTCAAGCGGATGCCTCCGATACCCGCCTACGCGGGGGAACCGGTTTGGGGCTGAGCATCAGCAAAGCCATTGTCGATAAGCTCGGGGGGCGCATCGATTTCATCACCTGCTCCGCAGAGGAGGGCGAAGGAGAAACCGGCACCTGTTTCTACCTAGATTTTCCCCTACTTTTGGGAGGGG
- a CDS encoding NUDIX hydrolase, translated as MSLHWLTWAQQLQAIAQNGLTYSQNPFDIERYQKLRQIAAQILAQHTDLEAGAILKGFEQELGYATPKVDVRAAVFREDQILLVKERIDGCWTLPGGWADVGDSPSEAVEREVWEESGYRAKAVKLLAVYDKSRHDHPAYQDYSYKLFFHCQLTGGSPSTSLETDGVGFFPEDQLPPLSLPRVTPAQIARLFEHYRHPDWPTDFD; from the coding sequence ATGAGCTTGCACTGGTTGACTTGGGCCCAACAACTTCAGGCGATTGCCCAGAACGGTCTCACCTACAGCCAAAATCCCTTTGATATCGAGCGCTACCAGAAACTGCGACAGATCGCGGCCCAGATCCTGGCCCAGCACACCGATTTGGAAGCGGGGGCTATCTTGAAAGGGTTTGAACAAGAGCTGGGCTATGCCACGCCGAAGGTGGATGTCCGAGCTGCTGTCTTTCGGGAGGATCAAATCTTGCTGGTCAAAGAGCGCATCGATGGCTGTTGGACGCTGCCGGGGGGGTGGGCGGATGTGGGAGACTCCCCTAGCGAAGCGGTGGAACGGGAGGTGTGGGAAGAATCAGGCTACCGGGCCAAAGCGGTGAAATTACTGGCGGTTTACGACAAAAGTCGCCATGATCACCCTGCCTATCAAGACTATTCCTACAAGCTGTTTTTCCACTGTCAGCTCACCGGGGGATCCCCCAGCACCAGCTTGGAAACCGATGGAGTGGGTTTTTTCCCGGAAGACCAGCTACCTCCCCTCTCTTTGCCACGCGTGACTCCCGCCCAGATTGCGCGCCTGTTTGAACACTACCGCCACCCGGATTGGCCCACCGATTTTGACTGA